A genomic region of Deltaproteobacteria bacterium contains the following coding sequences:
- a CDS encoding 50S ribosomal protein L1, giving the protein MPKHGKKYRDAAKLVDVNKRYSVDEAVGLVQKAAALTKRKFDETVDVAIRLGVDPKHADQMVRGAVVLPHGIGKTVRVAVFAKGDKAREATEAGADVVGAEDLAAKVQEGWMDFDVAVATPDMMGVVGRLGKVLGPRGLMPNPKVGTVTADVARAVRESKAGKVEFRVEKAGIVHVPVGKASFDSKRLQDNVNAILDTIIRAKPATAKGVYLKGVTISTTMGPGIKLDAQAIASAHK; this is encoded by the coding sequence ATGCCGAAGCACGGGAAGAAGTACCGGGACGCGGCGAAGCTGGTCGACGTCAACAAGCGCTACTCGGTGGACGAGGCGGTGGGTCTCGTGCAGAAGGCCGCCGCGCTGACCAAGAGGAAGTTCGACGAGACCGTCGACGTGGCCATCAGGCTGGGCGTCGATCCGAAGCACGCCGATCAGATGGTGCGTGGCGCCGTCGTCCTTCCGCACGGCATCGGCAAGACCGTGCGCGTGGCAGTGTTCGCCAAGGGCGACAAGGCGCGCGAGGCGACAGAGGCGGGTGCGGACGTGGTCGGCGCCGAGGACCTCGCCGCCAAGGTGCAGGAAGGCTGGATGGACTTCGACGTGGCCGTCGCCACCCCGGACATGATGGGCGTCGTCGGCCGCCTCGGTAAGGTGCTCGGTCCGCGCGGGCTGATGCCCAACCCCAAGGTCGGAACCGTCACCGCGGACGTTGCCCGCGCGGTACGCGAGTCGAAGGCCGGGAAAGTGGAGTTCCGGGTGGAGAAGGCCGGCATCGTCCACGTCCCGGTGGGCAAGGCGTCGTTCGACTCCAAGCGGCTCCAGGACAACGTGAACGCGATCCTCGACACCATCATCCGGGCGAAGCCGGCGACGGCGAAGGGCGTCTACCTCAAGGGCGTAACCATCAGCACCACGATGGGTCCTGGAATCAAACTCGACGCGCAGGCGATTGCCAGCGCCCACAAGTAA
- a CDS encoding 50S ribosomal protein L10 encodes MQRNEKQELVGALREKMTKAAIAIAVGYKNIDAAATVKLRKTFRDSKVDYKVVKNTLARLAAKGTPLEKFTEGLEGPNAIILGYDDVVAPAKVLRDVLKEQGEKMTVKAGVVQGNLVDAKGLAALANMPGLPELRGMLAAMIAGPATKLVRLLNTPGGQIARVLKAKSEKAA; translated from the coding sequence ATGCAGCGCAACGAGAAACAGGAACTGGTCGGCGCTCTCAGAGAGAAGATGACCAAGGCCGCCATCGCCATCGCGGTGGGGTACAAAAACATCGACGCCGCCGCCACCGTGAAGCTCCGGAAGACCTTCCGGGACAGCAAGGTGGACTACAAGGTCGTCAAGAACACCCTGGCACGGCTCGCCGCGAAGGGCACGCCCCTGGAGAAGTTCACCGAGGGGTTGGAGGGGCCCAACGCGATCATCCTCGGGTACGACGACGTGGTGGCGCCCGCCAAGGTGCTCCGCGACGTTCTCAAGGAGCAGGGCGAGAAGATGACCGTCAAGGCCGGCGTGGTCCAGGGCAACCTGGTCGACGCGAAGGGTCTTGCCGCGCTGGCGAACATGCCCGGCTTGCCGGAGCTTCGCGGGATGCTGGCGGCCATGATCGCCGGTCCTGCCACGAAGCTCGTCCGACTGCTCAACACGCCGGGCGGTCAAATCGCTCGCGTGCTCAAAGCGAAATCCGAGAAAGCGGCCTAG
- a CDS encoding 50S ribosomal protein L7/L12 encodes MADLNTIADQLSSLTVMQAAELVKMLEEKWGVSAAAPVAVAAGPAAGAAGGAAAKPAEEKTEFTLVLQAAGEKKINVIKEVRTITGLGLKEAKDLVEGAPKTVKEGLSKEDVNKFADMLKAAGATVEIK; translated from the coding sequence ATGGCTGACCTGAACACGATTGCCGACCAGTTGTCGTCGCTCACCGTCATGCAGGCGGCTGAGCTGGTGAAGATGCTCGAGGAGAAGTGGGGCGTTTCCGCCGCCGCCCCCGTCGCCGTGGCCGCGGGCCCGGCAGCGGGTGCCGCCGGAGGCGCCGCGGCGAAGCCGGCCGAGGAGAAGACAGAGTTCACCCTCGTGCTGCAGGCCGCAGGCGAAAAGAAGATCAACGTCATCAAGGAGGTCCGGACCATCACCGGCCTCGGCCTGAAGGAGGCCAAGGACCTCGTCGAAGGCGCCCCCAAGACCGTGAAGGAGGGGCTCTCGAAGGAGGACGTAAACAAGTTCGCCGACATGCTCAAGGCGGCGGGTGCCACGGTCGAGATCAAGTAG
- the rpoB gene encoding DNA-directed RNA polymerase subunit beta, whose product MATTIQNNFRIRKNFAKIQKIIDIPNLIDIQKHSYDKFLQFDKAPEQREDTGLQGVFKSVFPIKDFNETSSLEFVSYHLEKPKYDVDECHQRGMTFSAPIKVVVRLVVWDKDPDTGAQSIRDVKEQEVYFGEIPLMTENGTFIINGTERVVVSQLHRSPGAFFDHDKGKSHSSGKLLYNARIIPYRGSWIDFEFDHKDILYVRIDRRRKLPATVLLRALGAVPDTAKKKPLDFKGTPEEILNYFYATETITIGEKGKYEKSVELELLPGQRATRDIKHPKTGEVIVKKNRKFTRAAIKKLEQAKIRTLPLDVEELITKISAHDVVDENTGEVLLEVNEEVTEDKVEALRERGINDFKVLFIDNLNVGPFLRDTLNADKISSPEEAIMEIYRRLRPGDPPTLETATNLFINLFFNPERYDLSKVGRLKLNYKFGVDEPLEQAVVTKKDILEVVRYLIDLKNGKGNIDDIDHLGNRRVRAVGELLENQYRIGLVRMERAIKERMSLQEIETLMPHDLINAKPVTAVIKEFFGSSQLSQFMDQTNPLSEVTHKRRLSALGPGGLTRERAGFEVRDVHPTHYGRICPIETPEGPNIGLIASLSTFARVNEYGFVETPYRQVVEGKVTDEVKFYSALEEEKHVIAQANAAFDKKGHFMTPLVSCRKAGEFPQARPEDISLMDVSPNQLVSVAASLIPFLENDDANRALMGSNMQRQAVPLLRTQAPLVGTGIEGTVARDSGVCTVCRRDGVVDQVDASRIVVRADTKESSLDVASEVDIYSLIKYQRSNQNTCINQKPIVKAGDRVKKGDVIADGPATETGELALGQNVIVAFMPWQGYNFEDSILVSERILRDDVFTSIHIEEFECIARDTKLGKEEITRDIPNVGEEALKDLDDSGIIRIGAEVGPGSILVGKITPKGETQLSPEEKLLRAIFGEKAGDVRDSSLRVPPGVTGTVINAKVFSRKGVDKDERAKDIENQEEAKLLKDQNDEIKILKDSSYKRIKRLLHGKQTTAKLVDDKGHVLLNKGQDVTEVLLDEIPEKYWPEIAVGGAEEKVAKILENFNEQKELVKLVFGEKISRLKKGDELPPGVIKMVKVYVAIKRKLAVGDKMAGRHGNKGVVSRVLAAEDMPYLEDGRPVDLVLNPLGVPSRMNIGQILETHLGWAARGLGEQIQRMIDEKWSADAVRKDLKKIYDTKELQELIDGLPEKELMKLAQKLIRGVHFASPVFDGARETEILSQLEHAGLPKTGQMILFDGRTGEAFDQDVTVGIMYMLKLHHLVDEKIHARSIGPYSLVTQQPLGGKAQFGGQRLGEMEVWAMEAYGAAYSLQEFLTVKSDDVVGRTRMYESIVKGEYSLESGLPESFNVLIKELQSLGLDVELMENAPAVVAAEPKKPGTAAA is encoded by the coding sequence ATGGCGACCACGATCCAGAACAACTTCCGCATTCGCAAGAACTTCGCAAAGATCCAGAAGATCATCGACATCCCGAACCTGATCGACATCCAGAAGCACAGCTACGACAAGTTCCTCCAGTTCGACAAAGCGCCCGAGCAGCGCGAGGACACCGGGCTGCAGGGTGTCTTCAAGTCGGTCTTCCCCATCAAGGACTTCAACGAGACCAGCTCGCTGGAGTTCGTCAGCTATCACCTGGAGAAGCCGAAGTACGACGTCGACGAGTGCCACCAGCGCGGGATGACGTTCTCGGCGCCCATCAAGGTAGTCGTCCGCCTGGTGGTCTGGGACAAGGACCCGGACACCGGCGCGCAGTCGATCCGGGACGTGAAGGAGCAGGAGGTCTACTTCGGCGAAATCCCGCTGATGACGGAGAACGGCACCTTCATCATCAACGGGACGGAGCGCGTGGTGGTCTCGCAGCTCCACCGCTCGCCGGGAGCCTTCTTCGATCACGACAAGGGCAAGAGCCACAGCTCGGGCAAGCTGCTGTACAACGCGCGCATCATCCCGTACCGCGGGTCGTGGATCGACTTCGAGTTCGACCACAAGGACATCCTCTACGTGCGCATCGACCGGCGCCGCAAGCTGCCGGCGACGGTGCTCCTGCGCGCACTCGGCGCCGTTCCCGACACGGCGAAGAAGAAGCCGCTCGACTTCAAGGGGACGCCGGAGGAGATCCTCAACTACTTCTACGCCACCGAGACCATCACCATCGGCGAGAAGGGCAAGTACGAGAAGTCGGTGGAGCTGGAGCTGCTCCCCGGCCAGCGCGCGACCCGCGACATCAAGCACCCGAAGACGGGTGAGGTGATCGTCAAGAAGAACCGCAAGTTCACCCGCGCGGCGATCAAGAAGCTGGAGCAGGCGAAGATCCGCACGCTCCCGCTCGACGTCGAGGAGCTGATCACCAAGATCAGCGCGCACGACGTGGTCGACGAGAACACCGGCGAAGTGCTGCTGGAGGTCAACGAGGAGGTCACCGAGGACAAGGTCGAGGCCCTGCGCGAGCGCGGCATCAACGACTTCAAGGTGCTCTTCATCGACAACCTGAACGTCGGGCCCTTCCTGCGCGACACGCTGAACGCGGACAAGATCTCCTCGCCGGAAGAGGCGATCATGGAGATCTACCGCCGCCTGCGTCCGGGCGATCCTCCGACGCTGGAGACGGCGACCAACCTCTTCATCAACCTGTTCTTCAACCCCGAGCGCTACGACCTCAGCAAGGTCGGACGGCTGAAGCTGAATTACAAATTTGGCGTCGACGAGCCGCTGGAACAGGCCGTCGTCACCAAGAAAGATATTCTGGAGGTCGTCCGCTACCTGATCGATCTGAAGAACGGCAAGGGCAACATCGACGACATCGACCATCTCGGCAACCGCCGCGTTCGCGCGGTGGGCGAGCTGCTCGAGAACCAGTACCGCATCGGGCTCGTGCGCATGGAGCGGGCGATCAAGGAGCGCATGTCGCTCCAGGAGATCGAGACGCTGATGCCGCACGACCTGATCAACGCGAAACCGGTGACGGCGGTGATCAAGGAGTTCTTCGGGTCCAGCCAGCTCTCGCAGTTCATGGACCAGACGAACCCGCTCAGCGAGGTCACGCACAAGCGGCGGCTCTCGGCGCTGGGACCCGGTGGCCTGACGCGCGAGCGCGCCGGCTTCGAGGTGCGCGACGTGCACCCGACGCACTACGGCCGCATCTGCCCGATCGAGACGCCGGAAGGCCCGAACATCGGCCTGATCGCCTCGTTGAGCACCTTCGCGCGCGTGAACGAGTACGGCTTCGTCGAGACCCCGTACCGGCAGGTGGTCGAGGGCAAGGTCACCGACGAGGTGAAGTTCTACTCGGCGCTGGAGGAGGAGAAGCACGTCATCGCCCAGGCGAACGCGGCCTTCGACAAGAAGGGCCACTTCATGACGCCGCTCGTTTCCTGCCGAAAGGCGGGCGAGTTCCCCCAGGCGCGGCCCGAGGACATCAGCCTGATGGACGTGTCGCCGAACCAGCTGGTGTCGGTGGCGGCCTCGCTGATTCCCTTCCTGGAGAACGACGACGCGAACCGCGCGCTGATGGGCTCCAACATGCAGCGCCAGGCGGTGCCGCTCTTGCGCACGCAGGCGCCGCTGGTGGGCACCGGCATCGAAGGCACGGTGGCGCGCGACTCCGGCGTCTGCACGGTCTGCCGGCGCGATGGCGTGGTCGATCAGGTGGACGCGAGCCGCATCGTCGTCCGCGCGGACACCAAGGAGTCCTCGCTGGACGTGGCCAGCGAGGTCGACATCTACAGCCTGATCAAGTACCAGCGCTCGAACCAGAACACCTGCATCAACCAGAAGCCCATCGTGAAGGCGGGCGACCGGGTGAAGAAGGGCGACGTGATCGCCGACGGCCCGGCCACCGAGACCGGGGAACTGGCGCTGGGCCAGAACGTGATCGTCGCCTTCATGCCCTGGCAGGGGTACAACTTCGAGGACTCCATCCTCGTCTCCGAGCGGATCCTCCGCGACGACGTCTTCACCTCGATCCACATCGAGGAGTTCGAGTGCATCGCGCGGGACACCAAGCTGGGCAAGGAGGAGATCACCCGCGACATCCCCAACGTCGGTGAGGAAGCGCTCAAGGACCTCGACGACTCCGGCATCATCCGCATCGGCGCCGAAGTCGGTCCGGGAAGCATCCTGGTGGGCAAGATCACGCCCAAGGGCGAGACGCAGCTCTCTCCGGAAGAGAAGCTGCTCCGCGCGATCTTCGGCGAGAAGGCCGGCGACGTGCGCGACAGCTCGCTCCGCGTTCCTCCGGGCGTGACCGGCACGGTGATCAACGCCAAGGTCTTCAGCCGCAAGGGCGTCGACAAGGACGAGCGGGCCAAGGACATCGAGAACCAGGAAGAGGCGAAGCTCCTCAAGGACCAGAACGACGAGATCAAGATCCTCAAGGACTCGTCCTACAAGCGGATCAAGCGGCTGCTGCACGGCAAGCAGACCACCGCGAAGCTGGTCGACGACAAGGGACACGTGCTGCTCAACAAGGGCCAGGACGTGACCGAGGTGCTGCTCGACGAGATCCCGGAGAAGTACTGGCCGGAGATCGCCGTCGGCGGCGCCGAGGAGAAGGTCGCCAAGATCCTGGAGAACTTCAACGAGCAGAAGGAGCTCGTGAAGCTCGTCTTCGGGGAGAAGATCAGCCGGCTGAAGAAGGGCGACGAGCTGCCGCCCGGCGTGATCAAGATGGTCAAGGTGTACGTGGCCATCAAGCGCAAGCTGGCGGTGGGCGACAAGATGGCCGGACGCCACGGGAACAAGGGCGTGGTCTCCCGCGTGCTCGCGGCCGAGGACATGCCGTACCTCGAGGACGGTCGCCCCGTGGACCTGGTGCTCAACCCGCTCGGCGTGCCGAGCCGCATGAACATCGGGCAGATCCTCGAGACGCACCTCGGCTGGGCCGCGCGTGGCCTCGGCGAGCAGATCCAGCGGATGATCGACGAGAAGTGGAGCGCCGACGCCGTCCGCAAAGATCTAAAAAAGATCTACGACACCAAGGAGCTGCAGGAGCTGATCGACGGCCTTCCCGAGAAAGAGCTGATGAAGCTCGCCCAGAAGCTGATCCGGGGCGTGCACTTCGCCAGCCCGGTGTTCGACGGCGCCCGGGAGACGGAGATCCTCTCGCAGCTCGAGCACGCCGGCCTGCCGAAGACGGGCCAGATGATCCTCTTCGACGGGCGCACCGGCGAGGCGTTCGATCAGGACGTCACGGTGGGCATCATGTACATGCTCAAGCTGCACCACCTCGTCGACGAGAAGATCCACGCCCGCAGCATCGGGCCGTACTCCCTCGTCACGCAGCAGCCGCTGGGCGGCAAGGCGCAGTTCGGCGGCCAGCGCCTGGGAGAGATGGAAGTCTGGGCGATGGAAGCCTACGGCGCGGCCTACTCGCTGCAGGAGTTCCTCACCGTCAAGTCGGACGACGTGGTCGGCCGCACCCGGATGTACGAGAGCATCGTCAAGGGCGAGTACTCGCTCGAGTCGGGGCTGCCGGAGTCGTTCAACGTCTTGATCAAGGAGCTCCAGTCGCTCGGTCTGGACGTCGAGCTGATGGAGAACGCTCCCGCCGTGGTGGCGGCTGAGCCCAAGAAGCCCGGAACTGCGGCAGCCTGA
- the rpoC gene encoding DNA-directed RNA polymerase subunit beta' translates to MKDIFNFFEKPKDPLSFNAIRISLASPEKIRQWSHGEVKKPETINYRTFKPERDGLFCAKIFGPVKDYECNCGKYKRMKHRGVVCEKCGVEVIQSKVRRERLGHINLATPVAHIWFLKSLPSRIGNLLDITLKDLEKVLYCESYVVVDPKDSPFVRGELLSEDKYHKALEELGEDAFSAGMGGEAVVQLLKQIDINQLADQLRKEMKEATSDAKRKKLAKRLKVVDSFLESGNRPEWMMLDVIPVIPPDLRPLVPLDGGRFATSDLNDLYRRVINRNNRLKRLQELNAPDIIIRNEKRMLQEAVDALFDNGRRGKTITGPNKRPLKSLSDMLKGKQGRFRQNLLGKRVDYSGRSVIVVGPELKLHQCGLPKIMALELFKPFIYNKLEERGHVTTIKSAKKMVEKERPEVWDILEEVIREHPVLLNRAPTLHRLGIQAFEPVLIEGKAIQLHPLVCSAFNADFDGDQMAVHVPLSIEAQVEARVLMMSTNNILSPAHGKPIIVPTQDIVLGLYYLTRERVLAHGEGRVFASPAEVRSAYDHHEVDLQAKVICRMDQFDADGKGTGRARVETTVGRVLLSDVLPKKIPFSTINKVMDKKTLGNLIDICYRLCGEKETVLLADRLRSLGYGYATKAGISIAIKDMVIPAKKQEMLEGAQKEVAEIENQYLEGLITDGERYNKVIDIWAQVTEQVAGEMMGEIGTESVKKDGKEKKQPSFNPIFIMADSGARGSAQQIRQLAGMRGLMAKPSGEIIETPITANFREGLTVLQYFISTHGARKGLADTALKTANSGYLTRRLVDVAQDAIITEYDCGTMDGIALGALVEGGEIIEPMGERILGRVALDDIEDPFTHEILLKANEEIDENKVKEIEEAGLEKVKIRSVLTCQARRGICVECYGRDLARGRKVNIGEAVGVIAAQSIGEPGTQLTMRTFHIGGAATRRAEASTIENRHAGVVHFHALKTVKRKDGSTVVMNRNGELVVADENGRERERYNVIYGAKLNVKEGQKIEVGTQLAEWDPFATPIVAEVGGTIRFSDIIEGVTMNEQLDEVTGLSRKSIIESRDAEAQPRISIEDDKGNAKNLPGSETPARYNLPVGANITVNDGDSIEAGEVIARIPRETTKTKDITGGLPRVAELFEARKPKEHAVISEIEGVVSFGKDTKGKRKVVVTPEIEGKLRTDLAKEYLIAKGKHINVHAGDRVKAGDPLMDGAANPHDILKVLGEKELARYMVDEVQEVYRLQGVKINDKHIETIVRQMLRRVRVQEVGDTNFLVDEQVEKQMFDDENARVTAAGGKPAVGEPLLLGITKASLSTESFISASSFQETTKVLTEAAISGRVDYLRGLKENVIMGRLIPAGTGLTAYKHLDIEVETPVDEVEAAEEALAIASGAETAPPAMVAAEE, encoded by the coding sequence GTGAAGGACATTTTCAATTTCTTCGAGAAGCCCAAGGATCCGCTCTCCTTCAACGCCATCCGCATCTCGCTGGCGTCGCCGGAGAAGATCCGCCAGTGGTCGCACGGCGAGGTGAAGAAGCCGGAGACCATCAACTACCGCACCTTCAAGCCGGAGCGGGACGGGCTCTTCTGCGCCAAGATCTTCGGGCCGGTGAAGGACTACGAGTGCAATTGCGGCAAGTACAAGCGCATGAAGCACCGCGGCGTGGTCTGCGAGAAGTGCGGCGTCGAGGTCATCCAGTCCAAGGTGCGGCGTGAGCGGCTCGGCCACATCAACCTGGCCACGCCGGTCGCGCACATCTGGTTTTTGAAGTCGCTGCCTTCGCGGATCGGCAACCTGCTCGACATCACGCTCAAGGACCTGGAGAAGGTCCTCTACTGCGAGAGCTACGTGGTGGTGGACCCGAAGGACTCGCCCTTCGTGCGCGGCGAGCTCCTCTCCGAGGACAAGTACCACAAGGCGCTGGAAGAGCTGGGCGAGGACGCCTTCTCCGCCGGGATGGGCGGCGAGGCCGTGGTGCAGCTGCTCAAGCAGATCGACATCAACCAGCTCGCCGACCAGCTCCGCAAGGAAATGAAGGAGGCGACCAGCGACGCCAAGCGCAAGAAGCTCGCGAAGCGGCTGAAGGTGGTCGACTCCTTCTTGGAATCCGGGAACCGACCCGAGTGGATGATGCTGGACGTGATCCCGGTGATCCCGCCGGATCTCCGCCCGCTGGTGCCGCTCGACGGCGGCCGCTTCGCGACCTCCGACCTCAACGACTTGTACCGGCGCGTGATCAACCGCAACAACCGCCTGAAGCGCCTGCAGGAGCTCAACGCTCCGGACATCATCATCCGGAACGAGAAGCGCATGCTGCAGGAGGCGGTCGACGCGCTGTTCGACAACGGCCGGCGCGGCAAGACCATCACCGGCCCCAACAAGCGGCCGCTGAAGTCTTTGAGCGACATGCTGAAGGGGAAGCAGGGGCGCTTCCGCCAGAACCTGCTCGGCAAGCGCGTCGACTACTCCGGCCGCAGCGTGATCGTGGTCGGACCCGAGCTGAAGCTGCACCAGTGCGGCCTGCCGAAGATCATGGCGCTCGAGCTGTTCAAGCCGTTCATCTACAACAAGCTCGAGGAGCGCGGGCACGTCACCACCATCAAGAGCGCGAAGAAGATGGTGGAGAAGGAGCGCCCGGAGGTCTGGGACATCCTCGAGGAAGTGATCCGCGAGCACCCGGTGCTCCTGAACCGCGCGCCGACGCTGCACCGCCTCGGCATCCAGGCCTTCGAGCCGGTGCTGATCGAGGGCAAGGCCATCCAGCTCCATCCGCTGGTGTGCTCCGCCTTCAACGCGGACTTCGACGGCGACCAGATGGCGGTGCACGTGCCGCTCTCCATCGAGGCGCAGGTGGAAGCGCGCGTGCTGATGATGAGCACCAACAACATTCTCAGCCCCGCGCACGGCAAGCCGATCATCGTCCCCACGCAGGACATCGTGCTCGGCCTCTACTACCTGACCCGCGAGCGGGTGCTGGCGCACGGTGAAGGGCGCGTGTTCGCCTCGCCGGCCGAGGTCCGGTCGGCATACGACCATCACGAGGTCGATCTGCAGGCGAAGGTCATCTGCCGCATGGACCAGTTCGACGCCGACGGCAAAGGGACCGGCCGGGCGCGCGTCGAGACGACCGTGGGCCGCGTGCTGCTCAGCGACGTACTCCCGAAGAAGATCCCGTTCAGCACCATCAACAAGGTGATGGACAAGAAGACGCTGGGGAACCTGATCGACATCTGCTACCGCCTCTGTGGCGAGAAGGAGACGGTGCTCCTCGCCGACCGGCTGCGCTCGCTCGGGTACGGCTACGCCACCAAGGCGGGCATCTCCATCGCCATCAAGGACATGGTCATCCCTGCCAAGAAGCAGGAGATGCTGGAAGGCGCGCAGAAGGAAGTGGCCGAGATCGAGAACCAGTACCTGGAAGGCCTGATCACCGACGGCGAGCGCTACAACAAGGTGATCGACATCTGGGCGCAGGTCACCGAGCAGGTGGCCGGCGAGATGATGGGCGAGATCGGCACCGAGTCGGTGAAGAAGGACGGGAAGGAGAAGAAGCAGCCCTCCTTCAACCCGATCTTCATCATGGCCGACTCCGGAGCCCGAGGCTCCGCCCAGCAGATCCGCCAGCTGGCGGGCATGCGCGGCCTGATGGCCAAGCCGTCGGGCGAGATCATCGAGACGCCCATCACGGCGAACTTCCGTGAAGGCCTCACCGTGCTGCAGTACTTCATCTCCACCCACGGCGCCCGCAAGGGCCTCGCCGACACGGCCTTGAAGACGGCCAACTCCGGCTACCTGACGCGCCGCCTGGTGGACGTGGCACAGGACGCCATCATCACCGAATACGACTGCGGCACCATGGACGGCATCGCGCTCGGCGCGCTGGTGGAAGGCGGCGAGATCATCGAGCCGATGGGCGAGCGCATCCTGGGCCGCGTCGCCCTCGATGACATCGAGGACCCCTTCACCCACGAGATCCTCCTCAAGGCCAACGAGGAGATCGACGAGAACAAGGTGAAGGAGATCGAGGAAGCCGGTCTGGAGAAGGTGAAGATCCGCTCGGTGCTCACCTGCCAGGCGCGGCGCGGCATCTGCGTCGAGTGCTACGGCCGCGATCTGGCGCGCGGTCGCAAGGTGAACATCGGGGAGGCTGTGGGCGTGATCGCCGCGCAGTCGATCGGCGAGCCCGGCACCCAGCTCACGATGCGCACCTTCCACATCGGCGGCGCGGCGACGCGGCGCGCGGAAGCGAGCACCATCGAGAACCGGCACGCCGGCGTGGTGCACTTCCACGCGTTGAAGACAGTGAAGCGCAAGGACGGTTCCACCGTCGTCATGAACCGGAACGGCGAACTGGTCGTTGCCGACGAGAACGGCCGCGAGCGCGAGCGCTACAACGTGATCTACGGGGCCAAGCTGAACGTCAAGGAAGGCCAGAAGATCGAGGTGGGCACCCAGCTCGCCGAGTGGGATCCGTTCGCCACGCCCATCGTCGCCGAGGTCGGAGGCACCATCCGTTTCTCGGACATCATCGAAGGCGTGACGATGAACGAGCAGCTCGACGAGGTCACCGGCCTCTCGCGCAAGTCGATCATCGAGAGCCGCGACGCCGAGGCGCAGCCGCGGATCAGCATCGAGGACGACAAGGGCAATGCGAAGAACCTGCCCGGGTCGGAGACCCCGGCCCGCTACAACCTCCCCGTCGGCGCCAACATCACCGTCAACGACGGCGACTCCATCGAGGCGGGCGAGGTGATCGCCCGCATCCCGCGGGAGACGACCAAGACCAAGGACATCACCGGCGGTCTCCCGCGCGTGGCCGAGCTGTTCGAGGCCCGCAAGCCGAAGGAGCACGCGGTCATCAGCGAGATCGAGGGCGTGGTCAGCTTCGGCAAGGACACCAAGGGCAAGCGCAAGGTGGTGGTCACGCCGGAGATCGAGGGCAAGCTCCGCACCGACCTCGCCAAGGAGTACCTGATTGCCAAGGGCAAGCACATCAACGTGCACGCCGGCGACCGGGTGAAGGCGGGCGACCCGCTGATGGACGGCGCGGCCAACCCGCACGACATCCTCAAGGTGCTCGGCGAGAAGGAGCTCGCGCGCTACATGGTGGACGAGGTGCAGGAGGTCTACCGGCTGCAGGGCGTGAAGATCAACGACAAGCACATCGAGACCATCGTCCGGCAGATGCTGCGCCGCGTGCGCGTCCAGGAGGTAGGGGACACCAACTTCCTCGTCGACGAGCAGGTGGAGAAGCAGATGTTCGACGACGAGAACGCCCGGGTGACGGCGGCCGGAGGCAAGCCCGCGGTGGGCGAGCCGCTGCTCCTCGGCATCACCAAGGCGTCGCTCTCGACCGAGTCGTTCATCTCGGCGTCGTCGTTCCAGGAGACCACCAAGGTGCTGACCGAGGCGGCGATCTCCGGGCGCGTCGACTACCTGCGCGGGCTCAAGGAGAACGTGATCATGGGCCGGCTGATCCCGGCCGGCACGGGCTTGACGGCGTACAAGCACCTCGACATCGAGGTGGAGACGCCGGTGGACGAGGTGGAGGCTGCCGAGGAGGCGCTGGCCATCGCGTCGGGCGCGGAGACCGCGCCACCGGCCATGGTGGCAGCGGAAGAGTAG